From Paenibacillus graminis:
CGCTGGAGCTGATGAAGGCACTGTATACCCAGGAGATTCAGACGCGGATTGTATATGAAGGGTTGAGGATTCCGTCCATGCGCATTACCTTTGACCCGAACAAAACAGGGCCGGTATTTGCCCAGGTGATGGAGCTGATGGAAGACAATCCGCAGAGCTTCGTGCCCTATGACAATCTTCTGTCGCCGGAGGTTAAGAAAACGTTTCTGAGTGTCATTGAAGAAATGATGGATGGCGGCTTGCAGGGGGATGAGGCGCTGAAAGAGCTGCAGGCTGCATCGAGGCAGTATTGGAAATTAATTCGGAGCTCGGCCATTCAATAAGCCTGGGGGGTCTTAAAATGGGTGCAACACAGGAGAAATACAAAGTGCTGCTGGTGGATGATGAGCCGATTATTCTGCGAAGCTTGAAGGTGGCCATCCCTTGGGAGGAGCTGGGCCTTGCCATTGTGGGGGAAGCGCGGAATGGAGAAGCGGCACTGCAGTTAATCGAAGAGACGGCGCCGCAGATTATCATCAGCGATATCCGCATGCCGGTCATCGACGGCATCGCACTGATGAAAGAGGTGCTGCCGCGCAGCAGCAAGCTGATTTTTATCTTCATCAGCGGCTACGGGGAGTTTGAGTATGCGCGGGAAGCGCTGCGGCAGGGGGCATTTGACTATTTGCTGAAGCCGATCGACCATGACGAATTGACGGAAATGCTGACCCGGGCCATAGCTAGGCTCAAACGCCAGAAGGAGAATGAGCAGCTAATGCTCTCGGTGCAGACTTTGTCCATGCTGGCCCGCGAGCGGATGTATGCCGAGTTCACACTCGGCAATCCGCGTCCGCTTCAGCATCTGAAGTGGCTGGAGAACAGCGAGCTGGAGGGCGAGTATTTCATGGCCGTGGTCCGGCTGGATCAGTATGCTTCCCTGACGGCACAGTGGAGCGTGGAGGAGAAGCGGCTCTGGCTGTTCGCAGTAAGGAACATTCTGGAGGAATGGTCGCTGGAGAACGGGGTGCTGTCGGTGTTCCCGTTCTATAACGGGGAGTGGATTCTGCTCTTTCCCGGAAGCCTCAGCAGCGTCCGCACAGAACTGGGCGAGCAGTTGACTGCCGGGATCAAAAGATATTCCAAACTGGAGTGCTCGGTAGGCATCAGCCGCATCACTCAGGGCATTGATCAGTTAAGCACGGTGTACCCGCTCGCCTGCAAAGCGCTGTACCAGCGGTTTTATTCAGGTCAGGCGGGAGTGTTTCTCGATGAGGAGACGGCGGCTGGCGGCAGCCGGGAAGTAAAGTATCCGAAGGAGCTGGAGCTTGCCCTGATCGAGAGTATACGGACGGTGGATCTGGAACGGATGCTGTCCTTATTCGATGAAATGTCCGCCTTCATTGAAGCCCAGGGGCTCCCGCAGGAGCTGGCCGAACGGCTCATCATTGAGATGATTGTCGTGCTGTACAGACAATTTGAGCACCTCAATATGCACACAGACTGGTCGCTGGAGGGTCTGCTCAGCAGGCTGCATGGTCTGGGGACACTTTCTGCGATGATCGCGGCACTGAAGATGGAATTCCGCGAGTGGATGCTGGAGAGCAATAAGTCAGCCACCCGTGAGGATGGCCGGAGCGTGGTCGAAAAATCAATGAGGTATATAGAGGCCAACTACCACAAGGATCTCAGCATTGAAGAGGTAGCGGAGGTAGCGGATCTGAGCATCAGCCATTTCTGTACGCTGTTCAAGCAAATTTCCGGCTATACCTTCCTGGAGTTCGCTACACACTGCCGAATGGAAAAGGCCAAATATATTTTGCAGAACAGCAATGTCAAGGTCTATCAGGTTGCGCCGCTAGTCGGCTACCAGGACCCGCGTTATTTTACACAGGTGTTCAAAAAAGCGACCGGCAAAACACCGACAGAATACCGTGAGGAAAACTCCCGGCAGGCGAATTGAATTTCTACAAAAAGACTGCTTTAACACTTGGGCTTGCTGTCTGGTCTACGGGGGATGGAAGTGCATGGAAAGTGCAAGGAAAGTGCGAGGGAAGAGCGAGGGAAGTGTGAGGAAAGTGCGAGGGAAGAGCGAGGGAAGTGTGAGTAAAGTGCGAGGGAAGAGCGAGGAAAGTGTGAGGAAAGTGCAATGGAAGTGCGAGGAAAGTGCAAGGGAAGAGCGAGGGAAGTGTGAGTAAAGTGCGAGGGAAGAGCGAGGAAAGTGTGAGGGAACAACAAGGGAGTTGAAAGGGAGCTACAAGGGGGACAGAGCAAGCGGGAACGGCAAGCTCCTATGGCAACCCCAGCCTCTAACGGCTACGTTGTCGGGTGAAGGACGGCGCAGCCGTTTTGTTCAAACAACGACAGAAATGCCGTTGTTGAGCCAGCAAGAGGCGATGTGGCGTGAAACAACGGCAGAAATGCCGTTGTTGAGCCAGCATGAACCGATGAGGCTGGAAACAACGGCAGAAATGCCGTTGTTGAGCTAGCAAGAGGCGATGAGGCTGGAAACAACGGCAGAAATGCCGTTGTTGAGCCAGCAAGAGGCGATGTGGCGTGAAACAACGGCAGAAATACCGTTGTTGAGCCAGCAAGAGGCGATGTGGCTGGAAACAACGGCAGAAATACCGTTGTTGAGCCAGCAAGAGGCGATGAGGCTGGAAACAACAGCAGAAATACCGTTGTTGAGTCAGCATGAACCGATGAGGCTGGAAACAACAGCAGAAATGCCGTTGTTGAGCCAGCATGAACCGATGAGGCTGGAAACAACGTCAGAAATGCCGTTGTTGAGCCAGCAAGAGGCGATGTGGCTGGAAACAACGACAGAAATGCCGTTGTTGAGCCAGCAAGAGGCGATGAGGCTGGAAACAACAGCAGAAATGCCGTTGTTGAATTCTGGCGGGGCAGTTTGCCCCAAGCTTATCTGTGTGCCCGATTTTGCTGCAAGGTATCAGAAATCACCGGGTAACGCAGGTAAAGAACTGTACTCCGGGTAATCCAAGTGAGAGCAAGTCCTGTCCAGATCAGCCATTCCTGGGACATGGAGCCAGGGAGTCCGTCGTGGAATACACACCGGATCAGGAAACGGCCAAACACCGGAATCACCCAAGCCAGCAAATACTGCACGGCGTGGGGGCTAACCTGGGAATAGACTGTACGGCCTTCGGTAAATCCTTCGGTCTAGGATGCCTGCCATAATCCGATTCCGGCCGGTAACACCGCGGTTGCCGGTAATTCGGTTTGTCTGCCGGAGTCAAGGAATCAGGGCCTTTTTGAATAGCCTGTTTAGCCAATATGAGGGGCAGAATTAAAAATCCAGCCCGCGTGATCTGATTTTTGCTGATCTGGCGGGCAATAAAAAGATTACAAAAGCAATGGTAATCATTATAGTCATAACGTTTCAGCAGGAACTGTCAAAACCCGTGTGCACAGCATTTTGCAAAAGTTTGATGCGGAGGGACCGGACACAAGCAGTGGTTCTCGGCATCTGCATGAAGCTGGTGAATTGAATTTGCCAACAAGAGTTGATCACAATAATCCTTTATTCTGGGCGCTGGGCCTCTGGGCCGGGTGAACTTGGGATAGAGGATTTTTTGGCGTTCAAAAAACAAACAATTTCGACATTCATCTAATTATATATAGACATAATTATAAAAAGTCTATATATTAATAAACGTAATGACAAATTGTTTATTTTTTGGAGGGATTAAAGTGTTTAGGAACAAGTATGTACGGACGGTTGTTATGTCCAGGGTTTTGCTGCAGCTGGGAGTGTGGGTACGCAACTTTGCCATTCTGCTGTATGTAACGGAAATAACAAATAACGACCCTTTTTATGTATCGCTGATTTCGGTCGTGGAATTTGCGCCAATATTTCTGTTCGCCATTGTCGGGGGAACCTTCGCTGACCGCTGGCGTCCGAAAAAAACGATGATTCTAAGTGACGCGCTCTCAGCGTTGTCTGTACTGATTGTGCTGCTGGTCGTTATGGGCGGTTCTTGGAAAGCACTGCTGCTGGCCACCTTCGTATCTGCGGTGCTGTCGCAATTTTCCCAGCCTTCGGCCATGAAGCTGTTCAAGCAGCATGTGCCGGAAGCACAGCTGCAAAGTGTGATGGCGATGTTCCAGTCACTTACAGCATTTTTTATGGTTATTGGGCCGGTGCTGGGTGCGTTCATCTATCAGCATTACGGAATTGAGGTTTCACTGATCATTATGGCTGGAATGTTTGCCGGTTCGGCGCTTATTCTCAGCCTGCTGCCTAAGGACAATGTAAGGACAGCCGGGCATAGCCGGACAGGGATCTATGCAGATGTGAAAGCTGGTTTGAGTTATGTGCGCACAAGCAAAGTTCTGAAGAATCTCGGCGCTGCATTTGCATTCGCGGGCCTGGCGGCCGGATTGATTCAGCCGCTTGGAATTTTCGTCATTATTGAGAATTTGGGGAAAGACAGAAGTTTTCTGCAATGGGTGATGATGGCGAACGGAGCGGCGATGCTGCTTGGCGGTGCTTTGATCATGGGGATAGGCCGGAAGGTGAAGCCGCAAGTGCTGCTGGCCGCAGGGCTGCTTGCCAGTACTGCCGGGACCATCGGGGTCGGATGGTCACATGATACGGCGCTGACGCTCACACTTCAGACGCTGTCGGGATTCTTTTACCCCTGTATCCATATTGGTATCAATACGCTGATCCTGCAAAATACCGAGACATCCTATATGGGCCGGGTAGGCGGGATTATGGGGCCGATGTTTATGGGGTTTATGGTCATTGGCATGACCCTCGCCGGATATCTGAAAGAAGCCTTCTCGCTGTTCGGCGTATTTGCCGGAAGTGGTGTGCTGTTTCTGATTGCCACGCTGGTTCTGCTGCCGCTTCTCAGGAACAGGAATAAGCAGGCCGTTCAGCCCTCACCCCTGTCGTAAGTATGACATATGTCATACTGCATCATTGATGTTTGTGCCTTACTAAGGTGACACTTCCTTCTCTATACTAAAGATAGATGAATGTATCCGTAACGGGGCACATCCGAGGAGGAAACGAAGAAGATGACTACCAACCAGACATCCCAGCTCTCCAGCCTGAAAAAAAGCATGGCTCCCTTTGAAAAAACAAACCAGCGTGCAAGCATCAGACAATTATTCAATACTCTCGTTCCGCTTGTGCTTCTGTGGACGGCTGCTTATTTCAGCCTGCCGGTATCCTACGGGCTTACGCTTCTGTTTGCGGTCCCCGCTGCGGGGTTTGTGATCCGCACCTTTATTATTTTCCATGACTGCTGCCATGGCTCATTCTTCAAAAACCGCAAAGCCAATGATATCATCGGCACCATTACGGGAGTCTTGACGCTTGTCCCATACCGCCAGTGGAAGCACAGCCATTCCATCCATCATGCCGGGAGCAGCAATCTCGACAAGCGGGGGACCGGCGACATCTGGATTATGACCGTAGAGGAATATATAGCCGCAAAGCCGTTGAAACGCCTGTACTACCGCATCTACCGCAACCCGCTGATTATGTTCGGAGTCGGCCCCGTCGCCGTTTTCCTGATTCAATACCGGTTCAATGCCAAAGGGGCAAGACGTAAGGAACGGATGAATACTTACTTGACGAATGTGTCCATTGCAGTACTCTACAGTACGCTGATCTGGGCCATGGGCTGGCAGGCTTTTCTGCTGGTGCAGCTGCCGATCGTATTCGTGTCCGGCTTTCTCGGCATCTGGCTGTTCTATGTGCAGCATCAGTTCGAGGATTCCTACTTCGAGCATGAAGAGGAATGGAGCTATGTTTCAGCCGCAGTGGAAGGAAGCTCATATTACAAGCTCCCTAAGCTGCTGCAATGGATTACCGGCAACATTGGCTTCCACCATGTCCATCATTTGAGCCCGAAGGTGCCGAATTATAATCTGGAGCTGGCGCACAATGCATCTGAACCGCTGCAGCATGCAACGACTATTACTATCGGAACCAGTCTGAAGGCGCTGCATTTCCGCTTGTGGGATGAAGAGAACAAGGGGTTCGTCGGCTTCAAGGAAATCAAGGCCAGAATGAAGCAGCCGAAGCCGGCAGCGGAAGGCCTGAAGGTGATCAAACCCGGATTCCAGAGCAAGTAATCTATTGTTGGAGAAAGAAGCAGCCGGAGAACGCCAATGCCGACGCTGCTCTTTCTCTTTTTTTGAGGTATGTTGCGGGAACTTGAAGGGTTTATGCTAAAATGGGGGTACAATCTTGCTGGCAAAAAGGATGGCTGACATGCAAAAGTGGCATCATATTTTTCACAAAAGTACGGGTCTCAGCCCTTATGTATGGGTTGTTTTTTACATATTGCCGTTTTATTTCATCTTCCGTTCCGCCTCGGTGAACCAAAACCAGTGGGTATATGGAATCGTGATGGTTGCTGTGTTTTTTACCTGTTATGTCCTCTCGTTCAAATCCAAAGGCTGGGTGGTTTACTTCTGGACCAGTGTACAGATTCTTGTCTCGATAACCATGACGCTGCTGTTCGGGTACATGTATTTTGCGTTATTTATTGCTTTTTTTATCGGGAATATTCAGAAAAGAGCAGGTTTTTTTACACTGTATTCAATTCACCTGCTGACGACCATTGCTGCGATCAATTATGAGATGATTACAGGTAACCGGGTCTTCATTTCGCAGCTTCCGTTCGTGCTGGTGAGCATGATCGCTGTAGTGCTGCTGCCCGCGACAACCTACAACCGCAATAACCAGGACAAGCTGCAGGGGCAGCTGGAGGATGCCAACAAACGGATCTCCGAGCTGGTCATTATGGAGGAGCGGCAGCGGATTGCCCGGGATCTGCATGATACGCTGGGACAGAAGCTGTCGCTCATTGGCCTCAAAAGCGATCTGGCCGGCAAATTGATCCACAAAAATCCGGCGCAGGCTGTGATTGAAATTAACGATGTCCGGCAGACCGCCAGAAGTGCGCTCAAAGAAGTCAGGGAAATGGTTACGCAGATGCGCGGAATCCGTCTGGAGGATGAGCTGATCCGGATCCGGCAATTACTGCAGGCGGCAGAGATTGAGTTCCGGCTGGAGGGCAGCGCGAGGCTTGCCAATACCTCGTTAATCACAGAGAACGTGCTGAGCATGTGCCTGAAGGAGGCCGTTACCAATGTAGTGAAGCACAGCGGAGCGACACTCTGCCAGGTGCTGATTGAACCTTCGCGGACGGATCTGCTGATCAAGGTCAAAGATAACGGAACCGGGATGGAGGGAATCAACCTGTATGACAAGGGGCACGGGCTGCAGGGAATGCGGGAACGGCTTGAATTCGTAAACGGCAGTATGGAAGTGTTGCAGGATCAGGGTACAATGCTCATCATTAAAGTGCCAAATGTTTTTAAGCAGCCGGAACTGGAGGAGGTAAAGGGGCTATGATTAAAATTGTAATCGCTGAGGATCAGCGCATGCTGCTGGGGGCGCTCGCCTCCCTGCTCGATTTGGAGGATGACATGAAGGTTGTGGGCCGGGCGGGGAACGGGGAGGAGGCCGTCAAGCTGGTGCAGCTGCACCAGCCGGATATTTGCATCATGGATATTGAAATGCCGGCCATGAGCGGCCTCGAAGCTGCTGAAGCCCTGAAGGATTCAGACTGTAAAATCATGATTCTGACCACCTTTGCCCGGGCGGGGTATTTTGAACGTGCGGTTAAGGCGGGAGTCGATGCTTATCTGCTGAAAGACAGTCCGAGCGAGGAGCTTGCGCTCTCGATCCGCAGTGTGATGGCCGGCAAACGGCTCTATGCGCCCGAGCTGATGGATGAGGCTTACAGCAGTGAAGCCAATCCCCTGACACAGCGGGAGAAGGAAGTGCTGGGGCTGATCGCCGACGGCAAAAATACGAAGGAGATCGCCAGCCAGCTGTATATCACAACCGGAACCGTGCGCAACTATATTTCGGTCATTCTTGACAAGCTGGATGTCGGCAACCGGATAGAGGCGATCACCCGCTTTAAGGAAAAGGGCTGGTTTAAATAGAAATGTGTATGTCAAGGACAAGAAGAGGCTCTGCGGGAGCCTCTTTTTGTCGTTGATTTGAGAGCACGGGCTACAAAGTAGGGCTAAAGCAAGAGTGTCAATCCTATCCCCTTTACAAGACTTTATTCCTGTTTTTCCCACCCGGGCATCCGCCGGATTGGAACCAGCGAGCATTTTTGCTAAGATAAATGCAAACATGTGATCTTATCCCTGGATTCGGGCAATGAGAGGCATGTGCGCTTTCTATACTTTTATTTTAGCTGTGCTGCCACCTAATATAGTCGGGAGGAAACCTAATTTGCCTGAACTTACAACATCCTATGTAGATTCGCTCGCACCCAATGCGGCTGCCATCAAGAATGGCCAGGGCCTGGTGCGCAAGAAGAGCTTCGTACAGCTGCACACCTCTGAGAATGGAGAACTGCTCTTTGGCCAATGCGCCGGGAGCGGGAAGACCCCTTACGAGTGCTCCGTAGATTTTATTTCACCGGATAATCCAGTGTTCCGCTGCACCTGCCCCAGCCGGCAATTTCCCTGCAAGCACGCATTAGGCCTGCTCTATGCCTACGTGGAAGGGCAGGCTTTCACGCCTGCGCCTGTGCCGGAGGATATTTCCTCCAAACGCGAAAAGGCGGAGAAACGGGAAGAAAACAAAGCCAAGCAAGCTGCCGAAGGCACGGAGAGCAAACCTAAGAAGGTCAACAAATCTGCCCTGAAGAAAAAAATAAACGCACAGCTCGAAGGTCTTGACCTTCTGGAAAAGCTGGTGCTGTCTCTGATCCGCGGCGGATTGTCTACCATCGACAGCAAAACGCTCAAAACCGTTCAAGAGCATGTAAAA
This genomic window contains:
- a CDS encoding response regulator, with product MGATQEKYKVLLVDDEPIILRSLKVAIPWEELGLAIVGEARNGEAALQLIEETAPQIIISDIRMPVIDGIALMKEVLPRSSKLIFIFISGYGEFEYAREALRQGAFDYLLKPIDHDELTEMLTRAIARLKRQKENEQLMLSVQTLSMLARERMYAEFTLGNPRPLQHLKWLENSELEGEYFMAVVRLDQYASLTAQWSVEEKRLWLFAVRNILEEWSLENGVLSVFPFYNGEWILLFPGSLSSVRTELGEQLTAGIKRYSKLECSVGISRITQGIDQLSTVYPLACKALYQRFYSGQAGVFLDEETAAGGSREVKYPKELELALIESIRTVDLERMLSLFDEMSAFIEAQGLPQELAERLIIEMIVVLYRQFEHLNMHTDWSLEGLLSRLHGLGTLSAMIAALKMEFREWMLESNKSATREDGRSVVEKSMRYIEANYHKDLSIEEVAEVADLSISHFCTLFKQISGYTFLEFATHCRMEKAKYILQNSNVKVYQVAPLVGYQDPRYFTQVFKKATGKTPTEYREENSRQAN
- a CDS encoding MFS transporter; translation: MFRNKYVRTVVMSRVLLQLGVWVRNFAILLYVTEITNNDPFYVSLISVVEFAPIFLFAIVGGTFADRWRPKKTMILSDALSALSVLIVLLVVMGGSWKALLLATFVSAVLSQFSQPSAMKLFKQHVPEAQLQSVMAMFQSLTAFFMVIGPVLGAFIYQHYGIEVSLIIMAGMFAGSALILSLLPKDNVRTAGHSRTGIYADVKAGLSYVRTSKVLKNLGAAFAFAGLAAGLIQPLGIFVIIENLGKDRSFLQWVMMANGAAMLLGGALIMGIGRKVKPQVLLAAGLLASTAGTIGVGWSHDTALTLTLQTLSGFFYPCIHIGINTLILQNTETSYMGRVGGIMGPMFMGFMVIGMTLAGYLKEAFSLFGVFAGSGVLFLIATLVLLPLLRNRNKQAVQPSPLS
- a CDS encoding fatty acid desaturase, with the protein product MTTNQTSQLSSLKKSMAPFEKTNQRASIRQLFNTLVPLVLLWTAAYFSLPVSYGLTLLFAVPAAGFVIRTFIIFHDCCHGSFFKNRKANDIIGTITGVLTLVPYRQWKHSHSIHHAGSSNLDKRGTGDIWIMTVEEYIAAKPLKRLYYRIYRNPLIMFGVGPVAVFLIQYRFNAKGARRKERMNTYLTNVSIAVLYSTLIWAMGWQAFLLVQLPIVFVSGFLGIWLFYVQHQFEDSYFEHEEEWSYVSAAVEGSSYYKLPKLLQWITGNIGFHHVHHLSPKVPNYNLELAHNASEPLQHATTITIGTSLKALHFRLWDEENKGFVGFKEIKARMKQPKPAAEGLKVIKPGFQSK
- a CDS encoding sensor histidine kinase, producing the protein MQKWHHIFHKSTGLSPYVWVVFYILPFYFIFRSASVNQNQWVYGIVMVAVFFTCYVLSFKSKGWVVYFWTSVQILVSITMTLLFGYMYFALFIAFFIGNIQKRAGFFTLYSIHLLTTIAAINYEMITGNRVFISQLPFVLVSMIAVVLLPATTYNRNNQDKLQGQLEDANKRISELVIMEERQRIARDLHDTLGQKLSLIGLKSDLAGKLIHKNPAQAVIEINDVRQTARSALKEVREMVTQMRGIRLEDELIRIRQLLQAAEIEFRLEGSARLANTSLITENVLSMCLKEAVTNVVKHSGATLCQVLIEPSRTDLLIKVKDNGTGMEGINLYDKGHGLQGMRERLEFVNGSMEVLQDQGTMLIIKVPNVFKQPELEEVKGL
- a CDS encoding response regulator transcription factor, which codes for MIKIVIAEDQRMLLGALASLLDLEDDMKVVGRAGNGEEAVKLVQLHQPDICIMDIEMPAMSGLEAAEALKDSDCKIMILTTFARAGYFERAVKAGVDAYLLKDSPSEELALSIRSVMAGKRLYAPELMDEAYSSEANPLTQREKEVLGLIADGKNTKEIASQLYITTGTVRNYISVILDKLDVGNRIEAITRFKEKGWFK